One Spinacia oleracea cultivar Varoflay chromosome 4, BTI_SOV_V1, whole genome shotgun sequence DNA segment encodes these proteins:
- the LOC110785938 gene encoding uncharacterized protein: MWSPHFINFQMIGRDLHAIYGVVEVNNSNPFQFSLSAIYASTKFKSRLESWNELIDMSKHVSVPWVVMGDFDKITCQSDKLGGNRIKQYRADNFVDAMNECGLIDASSIGSRFTWFNKKKDNPIYQKLDRAWLNMHWLNLFPNSTIHNLPRGTSDHNPIKLNTEQRERRITSAQPNFKLEPLWYAEPGFSNMVDEKLNADCSNFVTKLNNISKTMSAWAKDNIGNILKMGKFYLLD; the protein is encoded by the coding sequence ATGTGGAGCCCCCACTTCATCAACTTTCAGATGATAGGAAGGGATCTTCATGCTATTTACGGCGTTGTGGAGGTAAACAATTCTAACCCCTTTCAGTTTTCGCTTTCAGCTATATATGCTAGCACAAAGTTTAAAAGTAGACTAGAATCTTGGAATGAATTAATTGATATGTCTAAACATGTGTCTGTGCCTTGGGTGGTAATGGGAGACTTCGATAAAATTACCTGCCAATCGGATAAACTGGGTGGAAATCGTATAAAACAATACAGGGCTGATAATTTTGTTGATGCAATGAATGAATGTGGTTTGATAGATGCGAGTAGCATAGGAAGTAGATTTACATGGTTTAATAAGAAAAAAGATAATCCCATTTACCAAAAACTAGATAGGGCTTGGTTAAATATGCATTGGTTAAATTTGTTCCCTAATTCCACTATCCATAACCTCCCAAGAGGGACTTCAGACCATAACCCAATCAAACTGAACACAGAACAAAGGGAGAGAAGGATCACTTCTGCTCAACCCAACTTTAAATTGGAGCCATTGTGGTATGCTGAACCTGGTTTCTCAAACATGGTAGATGAAAAGTTGAATGCTGACTGTTCTAATTTTGTGACTAAACTCAACAACATATCAAAAACAATGTCTGCTTGGGCTAAAGATAACATAGGGAACATTTTAAAAATGGGAAAATTCTATCTGCTAGATTAA